In the genome of Chryseobacterium arthrosphaerae, one region contains:
- a CDS encoding extracellular catalytic domain type 1 short-chain-length polyhydroxyalkanoate depolymerase has translation MTLKCILLFFAACSSYALPGQTKTLQHNDVKRKYIIYTPKGYETKTGKKYPVVFSFHGGGMTPAEHMLYTQMNKTADRHGFIAVYPKGIKEDWNVGFGMSYKKGTDDIGFVEALLDQIQKDYAVNSQKVYAAGLSRGGFFCHRIAAELPHRFSAIATAGATVPDSVAYYHQGRKEMGVLMVHGKSDAIVNYDGKEGGYLSAQQTYQFWQAGNAKKEKEITTVINKDKNDQTSAEIREIKAGDKYITLISIENGGHTWPGTDDFNIGLPIGLTSKEIDFNEYMWNFFSRQK, from the coding sequence ATGACCTTAAAATGTATACTGCTGTTTTTTGCAGCATGTTCTTCTTATGCCTTGCCGGGACAGACTAAAACCCTACAGCATAATGATGTAAAGAGAAAATATATTATTTATACTCCAAAAGGATATGAAACAAAAACTGGAAAAAAATATCCCGTGGTTTTCAGTTTCCATGGTGGCGGAATGACACCGGCTGAACATATGCTTTATACCCAAATGAATAAAACAGCAGACAGACACGGCTTTATCGCAGTATATCCAAAAGGAATCAAAGAGGACTGGAATGTCGGTTTCGGAATGTCTTATAAAAAAGGAACAGATGATATAGGATTTGTAGAAGCACTTCTGGATCAGATCCAAAAAGACTATGCTGTTAATTCTCAAAAGGTCTATGCAGCCGGACTATCAAGAGGTGGTTTTTTCTGTCACCGGATTGCAGCTGAACTTCCCCACAGGTTTTCTGCAATTGCCACAGCAGGTGCCACAGTTCCGGATTCTGTGGCCTATTATCATCAGGGGAGAAAAGAAATGGGAGTTCTGATGGTACATGGAAAATCTGATGCTATTGTAAATTACGATGGAAAAGAGGGAGGCTATTTATCTGCACAGCAAACTTATCAATTCTGGCAGGCAGGTAATGCAAAAAAAGAAAAAGAAATTACTACTGTCATTAATAAGGATAAAAATGATCAGACTTCCGCCGAGATCAGGGAAATAAAAGCTGGGGATAAGTACATTACGCTAATTTCCATAGAAAACGGGGGGCATACCTGGCCGGGGACGGATGATTTTAATATCGGCCTTCCTATTGGTCTTACCTCAAAGGAAATTGATTTTAATGAATATATGTGGAATTTTTTTAGCAGGCAGAAGTAA
- a CDS encoding MATE family efflux transporter, giving the protein MDRKTFILEGDMKKVMWETSWPAVAAIVLYGINNFLDAVFVGYLINTQALAAVGMAYPLSQIVLGFGRLAGTGAGAAVSIWIGENNQDKLYRLFGSFNVLCIFFSLLCAVPAYIFAHELMAMMGAKGDLQTIAVEYFRVTLIGTVFWIYGLALNMLVRAEGKMKTAAVMITVGLIIDIILKPVFISVFGWGVSGAAWATNCGMLIYSLLGFYYYAQGKSSFSTQWKSFSYDAAIGKRILKLGLPEMVLSVMGVIQSIIIFNAIAAYGTEKDISFFTVLNRFFLFLLTPLFGLMRGLQPVVGINFGAGRFSRAGKFLRTYILAGIGILSPFFLVALVFPEQLIGLMLPGYSAEYHQIIDFRLFFSVLPLLPVTVLALSYYPAVNQSKKASFLVFLRQVILYIPLMLILPHYFGIKSIYWGSALIELIVGTVTLFLLKNYKMKANEVRTF; this is encoded by the coding sequence ATGGACCGCAAAACATTCATCCTAGAAGGTGATATGAAAAAGGTCATGTGGGAAACTTCATGGCCTGCCGTTGCTGCTATTGTTCTGTATGGAATCAACAATTTCCTGGATGCTGTTTTTGTAGGCTACCTTATCAATACGCAGGCTTTGGCTGCTGTTGGTATGGCCTATCCCCTGTCGCAGATTGTGCTGGGATTCGGAAGGCTGGCCGGAACCGGTGCCGGAGCTGCTGTAAGCATCTGGATCGGGGAAAATAATCAGGATAAGCTGTACAGACTGTTTGGAAGTTTCAATGTTCTCTGTATCTTCTTTTCATTGCTTTGCGCCGTCCCTGCTTATATATTTGCCCATGAACTAATGGCTATGATGGGAGCAAAAGGAGACCTTCAGACCATTGCAGTGGAATACTTCAGGGTAACACTCATCGGGACGGTTTTCTGGATCTACGGCCTGGCTTTGAATATGCTGGTGAGAGCTGAGGGGAAGATGAAAACGGCAGCAGTAATGATCACAGTAGGACTTATTATCGATATTATCCTGAAGCCTGTTTTTATTTCCGTATTCGGATGGGGTGTTTCCGGAGCGGCATGGGCTACCAACTGCGGAATGCTGATCTATTCTTTGCTGGGATTTTATTATTATGCCCAGGGAAAAAGTTCGTTTTCAACCCAGTGGAAATCTTTTTCCTATGATGCTGCTATTGGAAAAAGAATATTAAAACTGGGACTTCCTGAAATGGTTCTTTCTGTGATGGGGGTCATACAGAGTATTATCATATTCAATGCAATTGCAGCGTACGGAACGGAAAAAGATATTTCTTTTTTTACGGTTCTGAACAGGTTTTTCCTGTTTCTGCTTACTCCATTATTTGGTTTGATGCGGGGCTTACAGCCTGTGGTGGGAATCAATTTCGGTGCGGGCCGGTTTAGCAGGGCCGGTAAATTTCTGAGGACATATATTCTCGCTGGTATCGGTATACTTTCACCATTTTTTCTTGTGGCATTGGTTTTTCCGGAACAGTTAATCGGTCTGATGCTGCCCGGTTATTCGGCAGAATATCATCAGATTATTGATTTCAGACTGTTCTTTTCTGTACTGCCATTACTTCCGGTTACAGTGTTGGCACTCTCCTATTATCCGGCAGTAAACCAGAGTAAGAAGGCCAGCTTCCTGGTTTTTCTTCGTCAGGTTATCCTGTACATTCCGCTGATGCTGATTCTTCCGCATTATTTTGGGATCAAAAGTATTTATTGGGGAAGTGCACTGATAGAACTTATAGTAGGAACAGTGACATTATTCTTACTTAAAAACTATAAGATGAAGGCGAATGAAGTAAGGACTTTTTAG
- a CDS encoding lysine N(6)-hydroxylase/L-ornithine N(5)-oxygenase family protein, whose protein sequence is MENNKIYDIIGIGIGPFNLGLAALLEPVENISALFLDQAEGFDWHPGLMLDNATLQVPFMADLVTMADPKSKYSFLNFLKETDRLYKFYIREDFFILRKEYNLYCQWTADQLQSCLFGKKVESIEFDETEKIFIINVLDLKNNDVTKYTARKIVLGTGTQPNLPSFMEGKNFPNVIHTSEYLNHKEDILNAGSVSIIGSGQSAAEIFQDLLPETEDGIFMSWFTRPDRFFPMEYSKLTLELTSPEYVDHFYHMPSSQRKALLAKQPPLYKGINFDLINDIFDTLYGMSVGNTPLNVALRPSCQLDGIAPEGNSYALNFTHVQDHATFTHISDYVILATGYKYKEPQFLSGIENLIRRTEDGLFEVSRYYTIDQAENIFVQNAELHTHGFVTPDLGMGAYRNALIINAVAGREVYKVEKRIAFQEFNTQKTWTAKHSS, encoded by the coding sequence TTGGAAAATAATAAAATATATGATATTATCGGGATCGGGATTGGTCCTTTTAATCTGGGCTTAGCAGCGCTTCTTGAGCCGGTAGAAAATATTTCAGCCCTGTTTCTTGATCAGGCGGAAGGTTTTGACTGGCATCCGGGGCTGATGCTGGATAATGCTACATTGCAGGTACCTTTTATGGCTGATCTGGTAACCATGGCTGATCCGAAAAGTAAATACAGCTTTCTCAATTTTTTAAAAGAGACTGACCGACTGTATAAATTTTACATCAGGGAAGATTTTTTTATTTTAAGAAAAGAATACAACCTGTATTGCCAGTGGACGGCGGATCAGCTTCAGAGCTGTCTGTTTGGAAAAAAAGTAGAGAGTATTGAATTTGACGAAACGGAAAAGATATTCATCATCAATGTCCTGGACCTTAAAAATAATGATGTAACAAAATATACCGCCAGGAAGATTGTATTAGGAACAGGTACCCAACCCAATCTCCCTTCTTTTATGGAAGGTAAGAATTTCCCGAATGTTATTCACACTTCCGAATACCTGAATCATAAGGAAGATATTCTGAATGCCGGTTCTGTTTCCATTATCGGTTCCGGGCAGAGTGCGGCGGAAATATTCCAGGATCTTCTTCCGGAAACTGAAGACGGTATTTTCATGAGTTGGTTTACAAGACCGGACCGTTTTTTCCCAATGGAATATTCCAAACTAACGCTTGAGCTGACTTCTCCGGAATATGTAGATCATTTTTACCATATGCCGTCTTCACAACGGAAAGCTCTTCTGGCCAAGCAACCACCACTTTATAAGGGGATCAATTTTGACCTGATCAATGATATTTTTGATACGCTCTATGGGATGAGTGTCGGTAATACTCCTTTGAATGTTGCTTTAAGGCCAAGCTGCCAGTTGGATGGTATTGCTCCTGAAGGAAACTCATATGCCCTGAATTTTACCCATGTACAGGATCATGCAACTTTCACCCACATTTCAGATTATGTTATTCTGGCTACTGGTTACAAATATAAAGAACCTCAATTCCTTTCAGGAATTGAGAACCTGATCCGGCGAACTGAGGATGGATTATTCGAGGTAAGCCGTTATTATACCATAGACCAGGCAGAAAATATTTTTGTACAGAATGCGGAGCTTCATACGCATGGCTTTGTAACACCGGATCTGGGAATGGGAGCTTACAGAAACGCCCTGATCATCAATGCAGTTGCAGGAAGGGAGGTGTATAAAGTAGAAAAAAGGATTGCTTTTCAGGAGTTTAATACCCAAAAAACATGGACCGCAAAACATTCATCCTAG
- a CDS encoding GNAT family N-acetyltransferase produces the protein MNTLKSTNISEYAEKINYTSLINCYLKEFTNWSRYLGIPKYDKGIATYLKETPTNLHIRIDFSTIGCDLYIPVVYFSESGRHLFDFPVLMRTLETDEVSELDVYGFMTLTAEYAKEIHPGIDAVNVLERLSNSIDNLTEYLYHSLHSKKKINDLEMSFIEAEQSLILGHILHPVPKSKQGFVGEDLLKYSPETSGRFQLFYFLVNPENMIEKNADGEPISKELAEKIYPTLNPEHKRLWDQHPEYHILPMHPWEADYLLGQENVQIMEEQGILFALGHYGDYFTPTSSVRTVYNEENKWMFKFSLHVKITNSERINLYPELHRGYDISMLLKTDWGKSLQKDFPEIDFMVDPAFMAVTFNGKVINGFNISIRRNPFQGEQKNKNVTLLAALCQDGILGKPSRLQNIITTTAEKLGQSVEKIAVEWFKQYLHLCVRPIVRILNTYGLACEFHQQNVMIELDRNGFPAKIYFRDNQGFFFREGRKDLVSAALPGIADESQSIIDEESLAPKYTYYLVTNNILGVVNALGCNRLADEKKLIDLVYKAFKELENEDETGLVSYITNKRNWYTKGNLITSLQNINEADESLEYPAVFLDTPNPLNKYFYSRQLIKPGTTGTVYSRHFEDKNITISIRPFDIDRDFEMVHEWFNMEHAKPYWKMDGPKRDLELWFRTILPGDEQHSFIGEVNGVPQFSFEPYWPMRDIVGAYYDSLPSDYGTHFFVAETRKDKKYSFESFQVALDYIFSLPEVGKCIGEASVEAVPTDRLITRLGYTREGVITMPHKTAYLTFCTRENYWEKCPESRLEANNA, from the coding sequence ATGAATACATTGAAGTCAACTAATATCTCTGAATACGCAGAAAAGATCAACTATACCTCACTTATCAACTGCTACCTGAAAGAATTTACCAACTGGAGCCGTTATCTTGGAATTCCAAAATATGACAAAGGCATTGCAACCTACCTGAAAGAAACCCCTACGAATCTTCATATCCGCATCGATTTTTCCACAATAGGATGTGATCTGTACATTCCTGTTGTTTATTTTTCAGAAAGCGGAAGACATCTTTTTGATTTTCCTGTTCTGATGAGAACTTTGGAGACTGATGAAGTTTCTGAACTGGATGTTTATGGATTTATGACCCTTACCGCAGAATATGCCAAAGAAATTCATCCCGGAATTGATGCTGTGAATGTTTTAGAAAGATTAAGCAACAGTATTGATAACCTTACTGAATACCTGTATCATTCCCTCCACAGTAAAAAAAAGATTAATGATCTGGAAATGTCTTTTATTGAGGCGGAACAGTCTCTTATCTTAGGCCATATCCTTCATCCGGTTCCCAAATCGAAGCAGGGATTTGTTGGTGAGGATCTTTTGAAATACTCACCGGAAACCTCTGGAAGATTCCAGCTGTTCTATTTCCTTGTCAATCCTGAGAATATGATCGAAAAAAATGCAGACGGGGAGCCTATAAGCAAAGAATTGGCGGAAAAGATCTATCCGACCCTTAATCCGGAACACAAAAGGCTTTGGGACCAGCATCCGGAATACCATATTTTACCCATGCATCCATGGGAAGCAGATTATCTCCTAGGCCAGGAAAATGTACAGATCATGGAGGAACAGGGAATCCTTTTTGCTTTGGGACATTATGGAGACTACTTCACTCCTACTTCATCGGTAAGAACGGTATACAATGAAGAAAACAAATGGATGTTTAAATTTTCCCTGCATGTAAAAATCACCAATTCCGAAAGAATCAACCTGTATCCGGAGCTTCACCGCGGCTATGACATCAGCATGCTTCTGAAAACAGATTGGGGAAAAAGTCTTCAGAAAGATTTCCCGGAAATAGATTTTATGGTAGATCCTGCCTTTATGGCCGTTACTTTCAACGGAAAAGTCATTAACGGGTTCAATATCAGTATCAGAAGAAATCCATTCCAGGGAGAACAGAAAAATAAGAACGTAACGCTTTTGGCTGCTTTATGCCAGGACGGTATTCTTGGAAAACCTTCAAGACTTCAGAATATCATTACCACCACAGCTGAAAAACTTGGCCAGTCTGTAGAAAAAATTGCTGTAGAATGGTTTAAGCAATACCTGCATCTTTGTGTGAGGCCTATTGTCAGAATTCTGAATACCTACGGGCTAGCGTGTGAATTCCATCAGCAGAATGTAATGATAGAGCTTGACAGAAACGGCTTTCCTGCAAAGATTTATTTCAGGGATAATCAGGGATTTTTCTTCAGAGAAGGAAGAAAAGATCTGGTTTCTGCTGCTCTTCCGGGGATAGCAGATGAAAGTCAGTCGATTATTGATGAAGAATCATTAGCTCCAAAATACACCTATTATCTGGTTACCAATAATATCCTGGGAGTTGTGAATGCTTTGGGCTGCAACAGATTAGCAGATGAAAAGAAACTGATTGATCTTGTATATAAAGCATTTAAAGAACTTGAAAACGAAGATGAAACCGGCCTGGTAAGCTATATTACGAATAAAAGGAACTGGTATACAAAAGGAAACCTGATCACCAGTCTTCAGAACATCAACGAAGCAGATGAATCGCTTGAATATCCTGCGGTTTTTCTGGACACACCGAACCCTCTTAATAAATATTTCTACAGCCGGCAACTGATCAAACCAGGTACAACTGGAACAGTATATTCCCGTCATTTTGAGGATAAAAATATAACCATCAGCATCAGGCCTTTTGATATAGACCGCGATTTTGAAATGGTTCACGAATGGTTCAACATGGAACATGCCAAGCCGTACTGGAAAATGGATGGCCCGAAAAGGGATCTTGAACTTTGGTTCAGAACAATTCTTCCCGGTGATGAGCAGCATAGTTTTATCGGAGAAGTAAATGGAGTTCCGCAGTTCAGTTTTGAACCTTACTGGCCGATGAGAGATATTGTGGGCGCTTATTATGACTCGCTTCCTTCAGATTACGGAACACATTTCTTTGTTGCAGAGACCCGTAAAGATAAAAAGTATTCGTTCGAATCCTTCCAGGTTGCTTTAGATTATATTTTTTCACTTCCCGAAGTCGGTAAATGTATTGGAGAAGCTTCCGTAGAAGCAGTTCCTACCGACAGACTGATTACCAGATTGGGGTATACAAGAGAAGGGGTAATCACCATGCCTCATAAGACAGCATATCTTACTTTCTGTACCCGAGAAAATTACTGGGAGAAATGCCCTGAAAGCAGACTTGAGGCGAATAATGCTTAA
- a CDS encoding pyridoxal phosphate-dependent decarboxylase family protein translates to MNTVITGHAATEKETLFPNLENLFCDINIHEYRDAMHKAQQSVIAFLEDTHQPFSGVSPKELRKQFEYIDLNSPPVSYEELFDEVNGLYTQHAIAFHHPKYVAHLNCPVVIPAVAAEAVISAINSSLDTWDQSAGGTLMEQKLIEWTCNEIGFDTFSDGIFTSGGSQSNLMGMLLARDHFSAKYLHHNIKKDGLPKEAHRFRIFVSEAAHFSIQKSASMLGLGEQAVIKVKTDRSFRMNSVLLEDAVRKEIEIGNIPIAVVATAGTTDFGNVDPLINISGIAKKYNLWVHVDAAYGCALLLTEKYRHLLNGIEEADSVTVDYHKAFFQPVSSSGFLVKDKNYFRLITHYADYLNPKDHDEDEIPNQVNKSIQTTRRFDALKLWFTLRIIGKKGLGNYIDRIIMTAREAVDVLENDSYFELLNTSDISALVFRYTADPFKTFDLNRINTYIKSQLYRQGNALTAGTKVNGQFYLKFTILNPLTTIEDIKSVLNIIKKYGNEYIEVN, encoded by the coding sequence ATGAACACAGTTATTACCGGGCATGCCGCAACGGAAAAGGAGACTCTTTTCCCAAATCTGGAAAATTTATTCTGTGATATCAACATTCACGAATACCGGGATGCCATGCACAAAGCACAGCAGAGTGTCATTGCATTTCTGGAAGACACTCACCAGCCTTTCAGCGGGGTTTCTCCCAAAGAGCTGAGAAAACAGTTTGAGTATATCGATCTGAATTCACCTCCTGTAAGCTATGAAGAGCTTTTCGATGAAGTAAACGGGCTGTATACACAGCACGCTATTGCTTTTCACCATCCTAAATATGTAGCCCATCTCAATTGTCCGGTAGTAATACCTGCAGTGGCGGCGGAAGCAGTGATCAGCGCTATCAATTCTTCCCTGGATACCTGGGATCAGAGTGCAGGAGGAACTCTGATGGAGCAGAAACTGATCGAATGGACCTGCAATGAAATCGGATTTGATACATTCTCAGACGGAATCTTTACCAGCGGGGGTTCCCAGAGTAATCTTATGGGAATGCTTTTGGCAAGAGACCATTTTTCTGCTAAATATTTACATCATAACATAAAAAAAGACGGTCTTCCCAAAGAAGCACACCGTTTCAGGATTTTTGTTTCCGAAGCAGCTCATTTCAGCATTCAGAAAAGTGCTTCCATGCTGGGACTTGGCGAGCAGGCCGTTATTAAGGTCAAAACAGACAGGTCTTTCAGAATGAACAGTGTACTGCTGGAAGATGCCGTAAGGAAAGAAATTGAGATCGGGAATATTCCTATTGCAGTGGTTGCTACGGCAGGAACTACAGATTTCGGAAACGTTGATCCGCTGATCAATATTTCAGGAATAGCAAAAAAATACAATCTTTGGGTCCATGTAGATGCAGCATATGGCTGTGCTTTGCTTTTAACAGAAAAATACCGCCACTTACTCAATGGAATTGAAGAAGCAGATTCTGTAACGGTAGACTATCACAAAGCATTCTTTCAGCCGGTAAGCAGCAGCGGATTCCTGGTAAAGGACAAAAACTATTTCAGACTGATCACCCATTATGCGGATTACCTGAATCCCAAAGATCATGATGAAGATGAAATTCCGAACCAGGTAAATAAATCAATACAGACGACCCGGCGTTTTGATGCTTTAAAGCTTTGGTTTACCCTTAGGATCATTGGTAAAAAAGGACTGGGAAATTATATCGACAGGATTATCATGACAGCCCGTGAAGCCGTTGATGTGCTGGAAAATGATTCTTATTTTGAATTATTGAACACTTCGGATATTTCAGCACTGGTCTTCCGTTACACGGCAGATCCTTTTAAAACATTTGACCTGAACAGGATCAATACTTACATCAAATCACAACTTTACAGACAAGGAAATGCCCTTACAGCGGGAACTAAAGTAAACGGACAGTTCTATCTGAAGTTTACCATTCTTAATCCTCTTACCACCATTGAAGACATTAAATCAGTACTTAACATTATTAAAAAATACGGAAATGAATACATTGAAGTCAACTAA
- a CDS encoding TonB-dependent receptor — translation MKRQYVLSVILLTAFTAHTSAQSRQDSSITAKDINEIVLVSSRSPKQISDIPGTVWIIGEKELQTQIKGGAGLKEVLGNMIPGFDFGNQGRTNYAQNMRGRNVLVMLNGVSLNSTRAASRQFDAIDPFNIERIEVLSGASAIYGGDSTGGIINIITKRPTSDKLAFETSAGLKTGFHKDDLDKRIAQSVEGGNDKIKFRLGAALTQNEGAFDAHGDQIITDVKQADFQYNRSIDLLGGVSFKLSPDQDLNVDLQYYSSKVRNKKWLSFGPGFTGFTTKNPDLINVLGGADSDVVPRTERFMANIQYSLRNILGGHNLLVQAYGRREEADFGASFAEVPKPPAGVTLPVFLSSARGNTDVYGAKTVLSKNWNAFSFTYGTDLDFENFKGDQAIFNPKISSESGGLINKADAFVGRYPDTKIFTLAGFIQADWNITKKLTLSGGVRQQFINVKLDDFVGFKEQVYMHFGYGNSADVVKGGKNNYDVTLLNASLLYRFTPAWQTWFSFSQGFAVPDAAKSYGFGKYQLSNNRWNLQNSMNISEQPLSGIKTDQIELGFRHNRGPEAGLYAQGSIFYALSSKTLKIDNAAFTISLLDQKLRNYGFEGALGYRFTQGLELGGNVLLMQSETETKDKGWQNQSVYTTNPSKFMVSTGWNAKRFSLRLQMQNSMNYTDLADMKITGYTLFDFMGDIRLNKGTINFGVQNIFNRQYTTIWGQRSVFFYGAPQKAFAYQGRGTTFSVGYTINY, via the coding sequence ATGAAACGACAATATGTACTTTCAGTCATCCTACTGACTGCCTTTACTGCACATACTTCTGCCCAGAGCAGGCAGGACAGTAGTATTACTGCAAAAGATATCAACGAGATTGTACTCGTATCTTCACGTTCCCCGAAGCAAATCAGCGATATTCCGGGAACAGTCTGGATCATTGGGGAAAAGGAACTCCAGACTCAAATAAAAGGCGGTGCCGGGTTGAAAGAGGTATTGGGAAATATGATTCCCGGGTTTGATTTCGGAAATCAGGGGCGAACCAACTATGCCCAGAATATGAGGGGAAGAAATGTACTGGTGATGCTCAACGGAGTTTCTCTGAACAGTACCAGAGCAGCCAGCAGACAATTTGATGCTATTGATCCTTTCAATATTGAAAGAATTGAAGTTTTATCCGGTGCTTCTGCTATTTATGGAGGAGATTCCACGGGGGGAATCATCAATATCATCACTAAAAGGCCAACTTCGGATAAGCTTGCTTTTGAAACTTCTGCAGGATTAAAAACAGGCTTCCATAAGGATGACCTTGATAAAAGAATTGCACAGTCTGTTGAAGGCGGGAATGATAAGATAAAATTCAGGTTAGGGGCTGCGTTAACTCAAAATGAAGGCGCTTTTGATGCCCATGGAGATCAGATTATTACTGATGTAAAACAGGCTGATTTTCAGTATAACAGATCAATAGACCTTCTGGGTGGAGTAAGCTTCAAACTGAGTCCCGATCAGGATTTGAATGTAGATCTTCAGTACTACAGCTCTAAGGTCAGGAATAAAAAATGGCTTTCTTTCGGTCCGGGATTTACAGGATTTACCACCAAAAACCCTGACCTGATCAATGTACTTGGAGGTGCAGATTCTGATGTAGTTCCCCGTACTGAACGTTTTATGGCTAATATTCAGTACAGTCTCCGCAATATTTTAGGAGGGCACAATCTACTCGTTCAGGCTTATGGAAGACGTGAGGAGGCAGATTTTGGGGCTTCTTTTGCAGAAGTGCCTAAACCTCCGGCAGGTGTTACCCTTCCTGTGTTTCTTTCTTCAGCAAGAGGAAATACAGATGTATACGGAGCAAAGACCGTTCTTTCCAAAAATTGGAATGCTTTCAGTTTTACTTACGGTACAGACCTTGACTTTGAAAACTTTAAAGGTGACCAGGCTATTTTTAACCCTAAAATAAGCAGTGAATCCGGAGGATTGATCAATAAGGCAGATGCTTTTGTAGGCAGATATCCGGATACAAAGATCTTTACTCTGGCAGGTTTTATTCAGGCAGACTGGAATATTACAAAGAAACTGACCCTTTCAGGAGGGGTGAGACAACAGTTCATCAATGTAAAACTGGATGATTTTGTCGGTTTTAAAGAGCAGGTCTATATGCATTTCGGCTATGGAAACTCAGCAGATGTTGTGAAAGGCGGTAAAAATAATTATGATGTAACATTGCTTAATGCGAGCTTATTATACAGATTCACACCGGCCTGGCAGACCTGGTTCAGTTTTTCACAGGGATTTGCCGTTCCTGACGCTGCAAAATCCTACGGTTTTGGAAAATATCAGCTCAGCAACAACCGCTGGAATCTTCAGAATAGCATGAATATTTCAGAACAGCCCTTAAGCGGAATCAAAACCGATCAGATTGAATTAGGATTCAGGCACAACAGAGGTCCGGAGGCAGGGTTGTACGCACAGGGATCTATTTTCTATGCATTATCCAGCAAAACCCTGAAAATTGACAATGCTGCTTTCACGATTTCTTTGCTTGATCAAAAACTTAGAAATTACGGTTTTGAAGGGGCCTTAGGGTATCGTTTCACACAAGGCCTTGAATTGGGAGGAAACGTACTCCTGATGCAATCTGAAACTGAAACCAAAGATAAAGGCTGGCAAAACCAGTCTGTCTATACCACCAACCCGTCTAAGTTTATGGTTTCCACAGGGTGGAATGCCAAAAGATTTTCACTGAGACTGCAGATGCAGAACTCTATGAATTATACTGATCTTGCAGACATGAAAATCACAGGTTATACCCTGTTCGATTTTATGGGAGACATCAGACTGAATAAAGGGACCATTAATTTCGGAGTTCAGAATATTTTCAATAGGCAGTACACTACAATCTGGGGACAGCGTTCCGTATTTTTCTATGGAGCACCCCAGAAAGCATTTGCCTATCAGGGCCGGGGAACAACGTTTTCTGTAGGCTACACGATTAATTATTAA